One part of the Cyclobacteriaceae bacterium genome encodes these proteins:
- a CDS encoding co-chaperone GroES, with protein sequence MKLTPDNKLKKLIVVGDRVLIKPAKQNDKTDSGLYLPPGVQEKEKIQSGYITKVGPGYPLPLPADEDDMWKGKDEQVKYLPLQAQEGDLAIFLQKGAIEVIYENEKYYIVPQSSILMLEREEDL encoded by the coding sequence ATGAAACTCACACCTGATAACAAACTCAAAAAACTCATCGTGGTGGGGGATCGTGTATTGATCAAACCGGCCAAACAGAATGATAAAACCGATAGCGGGCTCTACCTTCCCCCTGGTGTTCAGGAAAAGGAAAAAATACAAAGTGGTTACATTACCAAAGTAGGTCCCGGATACCCCTTACCCCTTCCGGCCGATGAGGACGACATGTGGAAAGGAAAAGATGAACAGGTAAAGTACTTGCCCTTACAAGCGCAGGAAGGCGACCTGGCTATCTTTCTGCAAAAAGGTGCGATTGAGGTAATCTACGAAAATGAAAAATACTACATCGTTCCCCAGTCTTCCATTTTAATGCTGGAGCGCGAAGAAGATTTATAA
- a CDS encoding transporter, producing the protein MKKMILLGSCFLCAGMLYGQTFSDAIMMKKREICFAFMFDQGKWDQYWEGSTLITNMNIGTFTRNTYMPMIAYGITDKLNVLLVTPYVKTHSNGGQLAGVRGFQDVNIGVKYEAFKKDFGKHRVSALAVAQFGTPMTNYLSDYMPYSLGLGTQELTGRIIGQYEFNKMVYLRGTAAYVWRGQTEVERSYYYANGSYYTTYMDVPSAVNYQAIVGGWALNHNLRLEVIYNVLNCVSGDDIRRWNMPQPTNKMEVTQAGFFAQYYLKAIEPLKGFSLMASYNQVLEGRNMGKSTNFGGGITYQFTF; encoded by the coding sequence ATGAAGAAGATGATACTGCTCGGCTCATGTTTTTTGTGTGCCGGCATGTTGTATGGCCAGACATTTTCTGATGCCATAATGATGAAAAAAAGAGAGATCTGCTTTGCTTTTATGTTCGATCAAGGCAAATGGGATCAATACTGGGAAGGGAGCACCCTGATAACAAACATGAACATAGGCACCTTTACCCGCAACACCTATATGCCCATGATTGCCTATGGTATTACCGATAAGCTTAATGTTTTGCTGGTAACACCCTATGTAAAAACCCACTCGAACGGAGGCCAATTGGCCGGTGTGCGGGGATTTCAGGATGTGAACATTGGTGTGAAGTACGAGGCCTTTAAAAAGGACTTTGGTAAACATCGTGTTTCAGCGCTGGCTGTTGCGCAGTTTGGTACGCCCATGACAAATTACTTGTCGGATTACATGCCCTATAGCCTGGGCTTGGGAACACAAGAACTTACCGGGCGCATTATCGGGCAATACGAGTTTAACAAAATGGTTTACCTGCGTGGTACTGCCGCTTATGTTTGGCGCGGACAAACCGAAGTTGAACGATCCTATTACTACGCCAACGGAAGTTATTATACAACCTATATGGATGTGCCCAGCGCAGTAAACTACCAGGCTATTGTAGGAGGATGGGCATTGAATCATAACCTGCGATTGGAGGTTATTTACAATGTTCTGAATTGTGTAAGCGGTGATGATATACGCAGGTGGAACATGCCTCAACCTACCAACAAAATGGAAGTTACCCAGGCCGGCTTTTTTGCACAGTACTACCTTAAAGCCATTGAACCATTAAAGGGTTTTAGCCTGATGGCTTCATATAACCAGGTGCTGGAAGGCCGCAACATGGGCAAGTCTACCAACTTCGGTGGAGGCATTACCTATCAGTTTACATTCTAA
- a CDS encoding TonB-dependent receptor, whose amino-acid sequence MFLRSLLIYSLLILLLPLALMAQEDSLRIRQLNEVEVKAQRLLDMSRLPESSGTYLWSGKKNEVISLGGTNANIAEKTGRQIFAKVPGVFVYDMDGSGNQMNISTRGLDPHRGWEFNIRRNGSITNSDMYGYPASHYSIPMEAVDRIELVRGTGSLQYGAQFGGMLNYVTKAPDSTQAFSLESISTAGSYGLLSTYIAASGTVGKFQYATYYTKRVSDGYRENSETDYDAQSLQLIYSPVNSLKLTAELSRSNYLYRIPGPLTDEMFAQDSRQATRSRNYFNPEIYVPSFQVDWKLSDNTKVSWLTSAVLGDRNSVMFDRPANVPDVIDPITNQFAPRQVDIDNFNSYTSELRLLHTYTLNRRESKLVAGMQYFNNDLHRRQQGKGTTGTDFDLTVTDLVFGRDMHLKSTNVALFAENKFQVTDELSITPGIRYETGQSNLTGIISYYDADEVPNTIEHKFPLLGVSARYSLKHGSLYAGWAQAYRPVIFKDIIPASVYERVDKNLKDAYGYNLEAGFRGNTKHLRWDVGVFHLQYNNRLGAQALRDGQDEFYIYRTNIGNSATTGTELYLEYVAPLYKRVSLSAFTSTAVFNSRYTHAQIRSGESNVDISGNKLESVPDVITRNGITLRSALGSVSLLYSYVGKTFADAMNTVNPSATGAVGLVPGYGLFDLNSTFVFRSVTVRINVNNITNKQYFTKRPSFYPGPGIWPSDGRSLVVSVGFKV is encoded by the coding sequence ATTTTTTTGAGGTCACTTCTGATTTATTCCTTGTTAATCCTCCTGTTGCCATTGGCACTTATGGCACAGGAGGATTCTTTGCGCATACGTCAACTCAATGAAGTAGAAGTAAAGGCTCAAAGACTTCTGGACATGAGCCGCTTGCCGGAATCATCCGGCACCTACTTATGGTCGGGCAAGAAAAATGAGGTGATTAGTTTAGGGGGCACCAATGCGAACATAGCCGAGAAGACAGGTCGCCAGATATTCGCCAAAGTGCCGGGCGTATTTGTATACGATATGGATGGCAGTGGAAATCAAATGAATATTTCTACCCGTGGGCTTGACCCGCACCGCGGGTGGGAATTCAACATCCGCAGAAATGGTTCCATCACCAATTCGGATATGTATGGATATCCGGCCAGCCATTACAGTATTCCAATGGAAGCTGTTGATCGGATTGAATTGGTTAGAGGTACTGGATCACTTCAATATGGTGCGCAATTCGGGGGCATGCTTAACTATGTAACGAAAGCCCCTGACAGTACACAAGCTTTTAGTCTTGAAAGCATTTCAACAGCAGGATCATACGGGTTATTAAGTACGTACATCGCGGCAAGCGGTACGGTTGGGAAATTTCAATATGCCACGTATTACACTAAGCGGGTATCGGATGGGTATCGTGAAAACAGTGAAACTGATTATGATGCGCAGTCGTTGCAATTGATTTATTCCCCTGTTAATTCTTTAAAGCTTACAGCCGAATTAAGCCGGTCGAATTATTTGTATCGAATTCCCGGGCCACTTACAGATGAAATGTTTGCGCAAGATTCAAGACAAGCAACCCGGTCGCGCAATTATTTTAATCCGGAAATTTATGTGCCGTCATTTCAGGTTGATTGGAAATTGAGCGACAATACAAAAGTATCATGGCTCACTTCAGCGGTGTTGGGTGACCGCAATAGTGTTATGTTTGACAGGCCGGCCAATGTTCCGGATGTGATTGACCCAATAACCAATCAGTTTGCGCCACGCCAGGTTGACATTGATAATTTCAACAGTTATACTTCAGAGTTGCGCCTGCTTCATACGTATACTTTAAACAGACGGGAAAGCAAACTGGTAGCCGGTATGCAATATTTCAATAACGATTTGCATCGCAGGCAACAAGGAAAAGGAACTACCGGTACCGATTTTGATCTCACCGTTACCGATCTAGTATTTGGTCGCGACATGCACCTGAAGTCGACCAATGTTGCGCTGTTTGCAGAAAACAAGTTTCAAGTTACAGATGAGTTATCCATTACCCCGGGTATTCGCTATGAAACGGGCCAATCAAACCTAACCGGCATTATTTCCTATTACGATGCCGATGAGGTTCCGAATACAATCGAACATAAATTCCCTTTGTTGGGGGTTAGTGCCCGGTATTCGTTGAAACATGGATCGCTTTATGCCGGTTGGGCGCAAGCATACCGGCCGGTGATTTTTAAAGACATCATACCGGCATCGGTTTATGAACGTGTGGATAAAAACCTGAAGGATGCTTACGGGTATAACCTGGAAGCAGGCTTTCGCGGAAACACAAAACACCTGCGCTGGGATGTTGGCGTATTTCACTTGCAATACAACAACCGGCTTGGCGCACAAGCCCTACGCGATGGGCAGGATGAATTTTACATCTATCGCACGAATATCGGTAATTCAGCAACAACCGGAACAGAGCTATACTTGGAGTATGTGGCCCCGCTTTACAAGCGTGTTTCCTTATCAGCATTTACTTCAACAGCCGTGTTCAACAGCCGGTACACGCATGCACAAATCCGTTCTGGCGAAAGCAATGTGGACATCTCCGGTAATAAACTGGAAAGCGTTCCGGATGTGATCACACGCAATGGCATAACCCTGCGCTCGGCACTGGGAAGCGTATCGTTGCTTTATAGTTATGTGGGTAAAACATTTGCCGATGCCATGAACACGGTAAATCCTTCGGCTACAGGTGCAGTGGGTTTGGTGCCTGGCTACGGGTTGTTTGATCTTAACTCAACGTTTGTCTTTCGTAGTGTTACGGTGCGAATAAATGTTAACAACATTACCAACAAACAATACTTTACCAAGCGTCCATCATTTTATCCGGGTCCTGGCATCTGGCCATCAGACGGCCGATCGCTTGTCGTTTCAGTAGGATTTAAAGTGTAG
- a CDS encoding phosphatase PAP2 family protein, whose protein sequence is MKKIFTITLSVLLIIAAATSCENDLPTFFKFSAYEFTDLDVDGGSWHPILFSSGSDIVIDAPAAVNSAEYLAELAALKSATQNLNGSQRNAVEYWTNNPAIRWNEIALELAAKYNLIPPPNPDGTYTLPSPANPQGPPPFPFAHPPYTSRMLAYLSVAQFDGLIAAWYYKYEYNRPAPYVTDNSIPYAYKKNTLPSYPSDGAVIAIVSRDILKAMFPLEHDYLNALAEEHLNSLTWSGSNTTSDIEAGKAIGTAVKTAALARASTDKMSAAQAPRPVSDAIKQAAIDRFGWSWDNQEAPQRLVGLTPLFGQVTMWNVPNVEDVRPGPPPAPGSAEFERDAAELKSIAKNLTEKQRKIANWWSDGLGTYTPPGHWNRRAKEYIVKYGLNPIRTARTFAYLNMAVMDAGIACWDAKYYYHYPRPIQTIKGFKTILGTPNFPAYTSGHSTFSGAAADVLAYIFPAETNAVRAWADEAGESRIYGGIHYRFDAEVGLAQGRAVAAYTIARAQQDGADN, encoded by the coding sequence ATGAAAAAGATATTTACTATTACTTTAAGCGTGCTGCTGATTATCGCTGCGGCCACCAGTTGTGAAAACGATTTGCCTACATTTTTTAAGTTTTCAGCCTACGAGTTTACCGATTTAGATGTTGATGGAGGCAGTTGGCACCCCATCTTGTTTTCAAGCGGCAGTGATATCGTAATCGATGCGCCTGCAGCGGTTAATTCAGCTGAATACCTGGCTGAATTAGCAGCATTAAAATCGGCTACGCAAAACCTTAACGGAAGCCAACGGAATGCGGTTGAATACTGGACCAACAACCCGGCCATTCGTTGGAATGAAATAGCGCTTGAACTGGCCGCCAAATACAATCTCATTCCGCCTCCTAATCCTGACGGTACGTATACATTGCCATCACCGGCTAATCCTCAAGGCCCGCCACCATTCCCTTTTGCCCACCCGCCTTACACCAGCCGCATGCTTGCCTATTTAAGTGTTGCACAATTCGATGGTTTAATTGCTGCATGGTATTACAAATATGAGTACAACCGCCCTGCACCGTATGTTACGGATAACAGCATTCCGTATGCATATAAAAAGAATACACTTCCTTCGTACCCAAGTGATGGTGCGGTAATCGCCATTGTATCGCGCGACATACTCAAAGCCATGTTTCCTTTGGAACATGATTACCTGAACGCGCTGGCAGAAGAACATTTGAACAGCTTAACATGGTCGGGCTCCAATACCACCAGCGATATTGAAGCAGGTAAAGCAATAGGTACTGCTGTTAAAACAGCTGCATTGGCTCGCGCTTCAACCGATAAGATGAGCGCGGCCCAGGCACCACGCCCCGTATCGGATGCCATTAAGCAAGCAGCGATTGATCGGTTCGGTTGGTCGTGGGACAACCAGGAGGCTCCCCAACGACTGGTTGGCCTTACGCCTTTGTTTGGACAGGTAACCATGTGGAATGTACCCAATGTAGAAGATGTTCGGCCCGGCCCGCCCCCGGCCCCCGGTTCAGCCGAATTTGAAAGGGATGCTGCTGAGCTAAAAAGTATTGCTAAGAACCTTACTGAAAAGCAACGCAAAATAGCCAACTGGTGGTCGGATGGATTAGGGACCTATACACCTCCCGGGCATTGGAACAGGCGCGCAAAAGAATACATCGTTAAATATGGATTGAATCCGATCCGTACGGCACGCACGTTTGCGTATTTGAACATGGCTGTGATGGATGCCGGAATTGCGTGTTGGGATGCCAAGTATTATTATCACTATCCACGCCCCATCCAAACGATAAAAGGCTTCAAAACGATTTTGGGTACACCAAACTTTCCGGCTTATACCTCGGGGCACAGTACGTTTTCAGGCGCGGCTGCCGATGTGTTGGCCTATATTTTCCCAGCTGAAACAAATGCTGTTCGTGCCTGGGCCGATGAAGCCGGTGAATCAAGGATTTATGGGGGCATTCACTACCGTTTTGATGCGGAGGTTGGCTTGGCGCAAGGAAGAGCGGTAGCAGCTTATACCATTGCAAGGGCACAACAAGATGGTGCGGATAACTAA